The Acidobacteriota bacterium genome includes a region encoding these proteins:
- a CDS encoding elongation factor G, translating into MQLESSELIRNLAVVGHNDTGKTTLLAGLLYTGGVFNRQNRVEDGNTVTDFDDEEIRRGISIGLAVCYTPWSDGSGEHKVNLIDCPGSGIFVHESSSGMRAADAALLCLNAASPTQVMAEKAWEIAEALEQPVMLHLTKMDRDNIDFEGCIAELQQNFHRMALPLQIPIGAGKDFTGVVDLLSRKAHVYDRDGNGRSEASDPPADLQDQIDEWRGQLTEAVAESDDDLMEAYFDQGDLDQDQLVEGLKNAIRNRALFPVTMSSAGHGIGNSALLDTVVKVLPSPVGARSMPAADLGGESVELDRGDGAPVSAIVFKTMNDPFTGRISLLRVASGCMSSDTGYWNPRREDAERVGHLMHMQGKTGRDVPRLLEGDIGGVAKLKSSVTGDSITSRERPLRIDFPDPPVAAISFAIEPKTKGDEEKIGEAVNRLVEEDPSLRAGRDPQTGEFLLSGAGQLHVEIAVSKLKSRSKVEVILHPPKVPYRETIRRTAVGHGRHKKQSGGRGQFADCTITMEPVATADDYEFIDEIFGGSIPQNYRPAVEKGLLEAAGRGYVAGYPVGNFRVRLQDGKYHDVDSSEMAFKVAGSLAFKDAMAKAAPTLLEPIMQVDINTSEDFMGDIMSDLSSRRGRPQGMEAKGNAQIVKATVPMAEMLTYAPALRSMTQGRSSFTMAFSHYEEVPRQIQEKIIAEAKRAEEED; encoded by the coding sequence ATGCAACTCGAAAGTTCGGAACTGATACGCAACCTCGCCGTCGTCGGACACAACGACACCGGCAAGACGACTCTGCTCGCGGGTCTGCTCTACACAGGCGGGGTGTTCAACCGGCAGAACCGGGTCGAGGACGGCAACACCGTGACCGACTTCGACGACGAGGAGATCCGTCGCGGTATCTCGATCGGCCTCGCCGTCTGCTACACGCCCTGGTCGGACGGTTCCGGTGAGCACAAGGTCAATTTGATCGACTGTCCCGGTTCTGGCATCTTCGTCCACGAGAGCAGTTCGGGCATGCGAGCGGCCGACGCCGCATTGCTGTGCCTGAACGCCGCGTCCCCGACCCAAGTCATGGCCGAGAAGGCGTGGGAGATCGCCGAGGCCCTTGAGCAGCCCGTGATGCTGCACCTGACGAAGATGGACCGGGACAACATCGACTTCGAAGGCTGCATCGCCGAACTGCAGCAGAACTTCCACCGCATGGCGTTGCCGCTTCAGATCCCCATCGGAGCCGGCAAGGACTTCACCGGCGTGGTCGATCTGCTGAGCCGCAAAGCGCACGTCTACGACCGGGACGGCAACGGCCGCAGCGAGGCGTCCGACCCGCCGGCCGACCTGCAGGACCAGATCGACGAGTGGCGCGGCCAGCTCACCGAGGCCGTCGCCGAGAGTGACGACGACCTGATGGAGGCCTACTTCGACCAGGGCGATCTCGATCAGGACCAGTTGGTCGAGGGGCTGAAGAACGCGATCAGGAACCGGGCCCTGTTTCCGGTCACCATGTCCTCGGCCGGCCACGGGATCGGCAACTCCGCCCTGCTCGACACGGTCGTCAAGGTGTTGCCGTCGCCGGTCGGTGCCCGGTCGATGCCGGCCGCCGATCTCGGCGGCGAGTCCGTTGAACTCGACCGCGGGGACGGCGCGCCGGTCAGCGCGATCGTCTTCAAGACGATGAACGACCCGTTCACAGGCCGCATCTCCCTGCTCCGTGTCGCCTCGGGTTGCATGAGCTCCGACACCGGCTACTGGAACCCTCGACGCGAAGACGCGGAACGCGTCGGCCACCTGATGCACATGCAGGGCAAGACCGGTCGTGACGTCCCGCGACTCCTCGAGGGCGACATCGGCGGTGTCGCGAAGCTGAAGAGCAGCGTCACCGGCGACTCGATCACGAGCCGCGAACGTCCGCTGAGAATCGACTTCCCCGACCCGCCGGTCGCCGCGATCTCGTTCGCCATCGAGCCGAAGACGAAGGGCGACGAGGAGAAGATCGGCGAAGCCGTGAACCGGCTGGTCGAGGAGGACCCGAGCCTTCGCGCCGGCCGCGACCCCCAGACCGGCGAGTTCCTGCTCTCGGGCGCCGGCCAGCTCCACGTCGAGATCGCCGTCTCCAAGCTGAAGAGCCGTTCGAAGGTCGAGGTCATCCTGCACCCGCCCAAGGTCCCCTACCGCGAGACGATCAGAAGGACCGCGGTCGGTCACGGCCGGCACAAGAAACAGAGCGGCGGCCGGGGACAGTTCGCCGACTGCACGATCACGATGGAACCGGTCGCCACCGCGGACGACTACGAGTTCATCGACGAGATCTTCGGCGGCTCCATCCCCCAGAACTACCGCCCGGCGGTCGAGAAGGGCCTCCTCGAAGCAGCCGGCCGCGGCTACGTCGCCGGCTACCCGGTCGGGAACTTCCGCGTTCGCCTCCAGGACGGCAAGTACCACGACGTCGACTCGTCCGAGATGGCCTTCAAGGTCGCCGGCTCCCTCGCCTTCAAGGACGCCATGGCTAAAGCCGCTCCTACACTGCTCGAACCGATCATGCAGGTCGACATCAACACGTCCGAAGACTTCATGGGCGACATCATGAGCGACCTGTCCTCACGCCGCGGCCGCCCCCAGGGCATGGAAGCCAAGGGCAACGCCCAGATCGTCAAGGCCACCGTCCCGATGGCCGAAATGCTCACCTACGCCCCCGCCCTCCGCTCCATGACCCAGGGCCGCTCCAGCTTCACGATGGCCTTCTCCCACTACGAAGAAGTCCCCCGCCAGATCCAGGAAAAGATCATCGCCGAAGCGAAGCGGGCCGAAGAAGAGGACTAG
- a CDS encoding pitrilysin family protein, with amino-acid sequence MKDATAPALDRSRPPAAAPSRPCAFPRFRHERLESGASLWTLDVPDRNLVTVTLLVPGGSELDPPHLAGLASFTAGLRGKGTTHRTALEFAAAAEDLGTAVSSSCSWDIAGVGTTMRSEDVTAGLELVAEAALEPLFEADEIERARRRRLAEIERRRSDPASLAGAAFARAVYDETPYGNQTIGDRESTQAITRSDIAAFHDRALAARSCHLIAVGELGPDRLRRAIEDKIERPLRSHAREFKDEPARLEPDQPERPTRQIVIVDRPGAAQTELRIGHVGVPRSHPDRVPIQVANSILGGKFMSRLNLNLRERHGYTYGVSSRFSSRRGPGPFVVGTAVANEVAGAACREIVAELERLCSEPPSAAELDDARNYLVGVFPYTMQTIQNLSSRLKALATFDLDHDEYERWPERIRATTREQVREVCRRHLFPDRLTITAVGPASELEPQLEDL; translated from the coding sequence GTGAAGGACGCAACCGCCCCCGCACTCGACCGCAGCCGGCCGCCGGCCGCGGCGCCGAGCCGGCCCTGCGCCTTTCCCCGCTTCAGGCACGAGCGCCTCGAGTCCGGCGCCAGTCTGTGGACGCTCGACGTTCCCGACCGCAATCTCGTCACCGTGACCCTCCTCGTGCCCGGCGGCAGCGAACTCGACCCACCGCATCTGGCCGGGCTCGCTTCGTTCACCGCTGGACTCCGCGGCAAGGGCACAACGCACCGGACCGCACTCGAGTTCGCGGCCGCGGCTGAAGACCTGGGGACGGCTGTCTCGTCGTCCTGCTCCTGGGACATCGCGGGGGTCGGCACCACGATGCGCTCCGAAGACGTCACCGCCGGGCTGGAACTCGTCGCGGAAGCCGCGCTGGAACCCCTGTTCGAGGCGGACGAGATCGAACGTGCGCGCCGGCGGCGACTGGCCGAGATCGAACGAAGGCGCAGCGATCCCGCGAGTCTCGCCGGAGCAGCCTTCGCGCGCGCCGTCTACGACGAAACGCCCTACGGCAACCAGACGATCGGCGATCGCGAGTCCACCCAGGCAATCACCAGGAGCGACATCGCCGCGTTCCACGACCGGGCCCTCGCCGCGCGTTCCTGCCACCTGATCGCGGTCGGCGAGCTGGGTCCCGACCGCCTGCGGCGAGCGATCGAGGACAAGATCGAGCGGCCCCTCAGGTCCCACGCCAGAGAGTTCAAGGACGAACCGGCCCGCCTCGAACCGGACCAGCCGGAAAGACCGACGCGCCAGATCGTGATCGTCGACCGTCCCGGCGCGGCGCAGACCGAGTTGCGCATCGGCCACGTCGGAGTACCCCGCTCACATCCCGACCGCGTTCCCATCCAGGTGGCGAACTCGATCCTCGGCGGCAAGTTCATGAGCCGCCTCAATCTCAATCTCAGGGAACGGCACGGTTACACCTACGGCGTCTCCAGCAGGTTCAGTTCCCGCCGGGGGCCAGGCCCGTTCGTGGTCGGGACGGCGGTGGCCAACGAAGTGGCCGGCGCTGCCTGCCGGGAGATCGTCGCCGAACTCGAGCGTCTCTGCTCTGAACCGCCGAGCGCAGCCGAACTCGACGACGCCCGCAACTATCTGGTCGGCGTCTTCCCGTACACGATGCAGACGATCCAGAATCTCTCTTCCCGGCTGAAGGCGCTCGCCACGTTCGACCTGGACCACGACGAGTACGAGCGCTGGCCCGAACGGATCCGGGCCACCACCCGCGAACAGGTCCGCGAGGTCTGCCGCCGACACCTCTTCCCTGACCGGTTGACGATCACCGCGGTCGGCCCCGCTTCCGAGCTCGAACCGCAGCTCGAAGACCTCTGA
- the rpsK gene encoding 30S ribosomal protein S11, with protein MAKARKKEKRVVPHAVAHVNATFNNTLVCISDPDGNVLTWSSSGRNGFKGSRKGTPFAAQVAAQAVGYQAKDLGVRSVDVLVKGPGGGRESAVRALQATGISIRSIRDVTPIPHNGCRPRKRRRV; from the coding sequence ATGGCAAAGGCGAGGAAGAAGGAAAAGCGCGTCGTGCCCCACGCCGTGGCGCACGTCAACGCGACCTTCAACAACACACTGGTCTGCATCAGCGATCCGGACGGCAACGTCCTGACGTGGTCGTCGTCGGGCCGAAACGGTTTCAAGGGATCGCGGAAGGGAACGCCGTTCGCGGCCCAGGTCGCCGCGCAGGCGGTCGGCTATCAGGCCAAGGACCTCGGCGTCCGGTCGGTCGACGTGCTGGTCAAGGGTCCGGGAGGCGGCCGCGAATCGGCCGTCAGGGCGCTTCAGGCCACGGGCATCAGCATCCGATCGATCCGCGACGTGACGCCGATTCCACACAACGGCTGCCGCCCCCGCAAGCGGCGTCGAGTGTAG
- a CDS encoding DNA-directed RNA polymerase subunit alpha, whose product MLWKGFQRPKRVEIDTETLTDTYGKFSAQPFERGFGATVGNALRRSLLAAIEGAAITAVRIDGALHEFSSLEGVVEDTTDIILNLKQVPLRAFDDTTRVITLDVTGPREVTAGDFNGDPNVEIRDPNSRVATLNERGRLRLEAQVKNGRGYVGADRNLDESMGIGWIPLDSVHSPVKRVNYRVEAARLGRTTDFERLIFEVWTDGTVTPEEAVSRAGALLRDHLTIFIEAEESLVVEVVAEEEVDGADIGALLQKEIDDLNLSVRSANCLRNANINTVGDLVVRSEKEMLETKNFGRKSLEEIQKVLDRMGLSFGMELPESADSGVQA is encoded by the coding sequence ATGCTCTGGAAGGGATTCCAACGCCCGAAGCGGGTCGAAATCGATACCGAGACCCTGACCGATACCTACGGCAAGTTCTCGGCCCAGCCGTTCGAACGCGGCTTCGGCGCCACGGTCGGCAACGCGCTGCGTCGCAGCCTCCTCGCGGCAATCGAGGGCGCGGCGATCACCGCGGTGCGGATCGATGGTGCGCTGCACGAGTTCTCTTCACTCGAAGGGGTGGTGGAGGACACGACGGACATCATTCTGAACCTGAAGCAGGTGCCGCTGCGCGCGTTCGACGACACGACGCGGGTCATCACACTCGACGTGACGGGCCCGCGGGAAGTGACGGCGGGTGATTTCAACGGCGACCCGAACGTCGAGATTCGCGACCCGAACAGCAGGGTGGCGACGCTGAACGAACGGGGCCGGCTCCGCCTCGAGGCGCAGGTCAAGAACGGACGCGGCTACGTCGGCGCGGACCGCAACCTCGACGAGTCGATGGGCATCGGCTGGATCCCGCTCGACTCCGTTCACAGCCCGGTGAAGCGCGTGAACTATCGCGTGGAGGCGGCGCGACTTGGCCGGACCACCGACTTCGAGCGGTTGATTTTCGAGGTCTGGACGGACGGAACAGTGACGCCGGAAGAGGCGGTCTCCCGTGCCGGCGCCCTGCTGCGCGACCACCTGACGATCTTCATCGAAGCCGAGGAGAGTCTGGTCGTCGAGGTGGTGGCCGAGGAGGAAGTCGATGGCGCCGATATCGGCGCCTTGCTCCAGAAGGAGATCGACGATCTGAACCTGAGCGTTCGCTCGGCGAACTGTCTGAGGAACGCGAACATCAACACGGTAGGCGACCTCGTCGTGCGGAGCGAGAAGGAGATGCTGGAGACGAAGAACTTCGGCCGCAAGTCGCTCGAAGAGATCCAGAAGGTGCTCGACCGGATGGGACTGTCTTTCGGCATGGAGCTTCCGGAGAGCGCGGATAGCGGCGTCCAGGCCTGA
- the rplQ gene encoding 50S ribosomal protein L17 — protein MRHGIGYKKLGRTTAHRRAMFRNQLASLVEHGRIHTTLAKAKALRPVAEKVITRSRDDSVHARRLGRRWLPNRDHVKKLFDEIAPRYADRPGGYLRITKLGPRRGDAAERAVIEFVDTDE, from the coding sequence ATGCGTCACGGAATTGGCTACAAGAAACTGGGCCGGACGACGGCCCACCGGCGGGCGATGTTCCGCAACCAGCTCGCCTCCCTGGTGGAGCACGGCAGGATCCACACGACCCTGGCCAAGGCCAAGGCCCTGCGCCCGGTCGCCGAGAAGGTGATCACCCGAAGCCGCGATGACTCCGTCCACGCCCGGCGCCTGGGGCGCCGCTGGCTCCCGAATCGCGACCACGTCAAGAAGCTCTTCGACGAGATCGCCCCCCGCTACGCCGACCGCCCCGGCGGCTACCTCCGCATCACCAAGCTCGGCCCCCGCCGAGGCGACGCCGCCGAACGCGCCGTCATCGAGTTCGTCGACACCGACGAGTAG